A single region of the Devosia sp. FJ2-5-3 genome encodes:
- a CDS encoding urease accessory protein UreE codes for MHSVIAIHAAADRNAVPLDTITLDHDERRVRRKLLRGANGTEILLDLPQATTLDHGQWLELDTGGLVQIIAAPELLYEIRARDTAHLIRLAWHIGNRHTPAQLDEHRILIKRDHVLKTMLEGLGANVTNATEPFFAEHGAYHSHNHADGGHALLARP; via the coding sequence ATGCACTCAGTCATCGCCATCCACGCCGCTGCAGACCGGAACGCTGTACCGCTCGACACGATCACCCTCGATCATGACGAACGCCGCGTGCGCCGTAAGCTCTTGCGCGGCGCCAATGGCACCGAAATCCTGCTGGACCTGCCGCAGGCGACCACGCTCGACCACGGCCAATGGCTCGAGCTCGACACCGGCGGATTAGTCCAGATCATTGCCGCCCCGGAGCTGCTGTACGAAATTCGCGCCCGGGACACTGCCCACCTCATCCGCCTCGCCTGGCATATCGGCAACCGCCATACGCCGGCCCAGCTCGATGAGCATCGCATTCTTATCAAGCGCGACCATGTCCTCAAGACCATGCTCGAGGGCCTCGGCGCTAACGTCACCAATGCGACAGAACCATTCTTTGCCGAGCACGGCGCCTATCACAGCCACAACCACGCCGATGGCGGGCACGCCTTGCTCGCCCGCCCATGA
- the ureC gene encoding urease subunit alpha, whose translation MPAQISRAAYADMYGPTTGDKVRLADTELFIEVEKDFTIYGEEVKFGGGKVIRDGMGQSQRTRAEGAVDTVITNAVVVDHTGIYKADVGLKNGRIVGIGKAGNPDTQPGVDIIIGPSTEAIAGEGRILTAGGMDAHIHFIAPQQIEEALMSGVTTMLGGGSGPAHGTLATTCTGAWHIERMIESFDAFPMNLALAGKGNTSVPAPIEEMILAGASCLKLHEDWGTTPAAIDNCLAVADDYDVQVMIHTDTLNESGFVEDTIGAFKGRTIHAFHTEGAGGGHAPDIIRVAGLPNVIPSSTNPTRPYTHNTIAEHLDMLMVCHHLDQNIPEDVAFAESRIRKETIAAEDILHDMGAFSIISSDSQAMGRVGEVLIRTWQTADKMKRQRGPLPEETGDNDNFRVRRYIAKYTINPAIAHGMSQHIGSVEVGKRADLVLWDPSFFGVKPEMVLIGGSIAAAPMGDPNASIPTPQPMHYRPMFGAYGKLVSRSSVTFISQAAHDAGLRNRLGVDKDLVPVTNTRGGIGKASMKLNAAMPHIEVHPETYEVRADGVLLTCEPATILPMAQRYFLF comes from the coding sequence ATGCCTGCTCAGATTTCCCGCGCCGCCTATGCCGACATGTACGGCCCCACCACGGGCGACAAGGTGCGGCTGGCCGATACCGAGCTCTTCATCGAGGTGGAGAAGGATTTCACCATCTATGGCGAGGAGGTGAAGTTCGGTGGCGGCAAGGTCATCCGCGACGGCATGGGCCAGTCCCAGCGCACCCGCGCTGAAGGCGCTGTCGACACAGTCATCACCAATGCCGTCGTCGTCGACCACACCGGCATCTACAAGGCCGATGTGGGTCTCAAGAACGGCCGTATCGTCGGCATCGGCAAGGCCGGCAATCCCGACACCCAGCCCGGCGTCGATATCATCATTGGCCCCTCGACCGAGGCCATCGCCGGCGAAGGTCGCATTCTGACCGCCGGCGGCATGGACGCCCATATCCATTTCATCGCCCCTCAGCAGATCGAGGAAGCCTTGATGTCGGGCGTCACCACCATGCTCGGTGGCGGCTCCGGCCCCGCCCATGGCACGCTCGCCACCACCTGCACCGGCGCCTGGCACATCGAGCGCATGATCGAGAGTTTTGACGCTTTCCCTATGAACCTCGCCCTTGCCGGCAAGGGCAACACCTCGGTCCCCGCCCCGATCGAGGAAATGATCCTCGCCGGCGCCTCCTGCCTGAAACTGCACGAGGATTGGGGCACCACCCCGGCCGCCATCGACAATTGCCTCGCCGTTGCCGACGACTACGACGTGCAGGTGATGATCCACACCGACACGCTCAACGAAAGCGGCTTCGTTGAGGACACGATCGGCGCCTTCAAGGGCCGCACCATCCACGCCTTCCACACCGAAGGCGCCGGCGGCGGCCACGCCCCTGACATCATCCGCGTCGCGGGCCTGCCCAATGTCATCCCCTCCTCGACCAATCCAACGCGTCCCTACACTCACAACACCATTGCCGAGCATCTCGATATGCTCATGGTCTGCCACCACCTCGACCAGAATATCCCCGAGGACGTGGCCTTTGCCGAAAGCCGCATCCGCAAGGAGACCATCGCGGCCGAAGATATCCTCCATGACATGGGCGCCTTTTCGATCATCTCTTCCGACAGCCAGGCCATGGGCCGCGTCGGCGAAGTTCTGATCCGCACCTGGCAGACCGCCGACAAGATGAAGCGCCAGCGCGGCCCCCTGCCCGAGGAAACCGGCGACAACGACAATTTCCGCGTCCGCCGCTACATCGCCAAATACACCATCAATCCCGCCATCGCCCACGGCATGAGCCAGCACATCGGCTCGGTGGAAGTCGGCAAGCGTGCCGATCTCGTGCTGTGGGATCCTTCCTTTTTCGGCGTGAAGCCCGAAATGGTGCTGATCGGCGGTTCCATTGCCGCCGCCCCGATGGGCGACCCGAACGCGTCGATCCCAACGCCCCAGCCCATGCACTACCGGCCCATGTTCGGCGCCTATGGCAAGCTGGTCAGCCGCTCCTCGGTCACCTTCATCTCCCAGGCGGCTCATGATGCAGGCCTCCGCAATCGTCTCGGTGTCGACAAGGACCTCGTCCCGGTCACCAATACCCGCGGCGGCATCGGCAAGGCGTCGATGAAGTTGAACGCGGCCATGCCCCATATCGAGGTCCATCCCGAGACCTATGAGGTGCGCGCCGATGGCGTGCTCCTCACCTGCGAGCCGGCCACGATCCTGCCGATGGCCCAGCGTTACTTCCTCTTCTAG
- a CDS encoding urease subunit gamma: MNLTPREKDKLLIAMAANVARRRLERGVKLNHPEAIALITDFVVEGARDGRPVSELMEAGAHVVTRDQVMEGIAEMIHDVQVEATFPDGTKLVTVHQPIR, encoded by the coding sequence ATGAACCTCACTCCACGCGAAAAAGACAAATTGCTGATCGCCATGGCGGCCAATGTGGCGCGTCGCCGCCTCGAACGCGGCGTCAAGCTCAACCACCCCGAAGCAATTGCCCTGATTACCGATTTTGTCGTCGAAGGCGCGCGGGACGGCCGCCCCGTGTCCGAGCTGATGGAGGCGGGCGCCCATGTGGTCACCCGCGACCAGGTGATGGAAGGCATCGCCGAGATGATCCACGACGTACAGGTCGAGGCGACTTTCCCAGACGGCACCAAGCTCGTCACCGTTCACCAGCCCATCCGATAG
- a CDS encoding DUF3995 domain-containing protein produces the protein MSMLIAAFVCIALLTISIAHFVWGFGFTWPLRDRKLLAQTVVGFTGIEKMPNRLITLAIAAISFYGSMIALAIADHDGGGVALNVVGGLIGAIFLARGVIGYTPQWQAMTAEPIFRLNDRRVYSPICLFIGLGFFTLIVLRLL, from the coding sequence ATGAGCATGCTGATTGCCGCCTTCGTCTGTATCGCTCTGCTGACGATCTCCATCGCCCATTTTGTGTGGGGCTTCGGCTTCACATGGCCATTGCGGGATCGCAAACTGCTGGCCCAGACCGTCGTCGGCTTCACCGGCATCGAGAAAATGCCCAACCGCCTTATCACCCTGGCCATCGCCGCAATCTCGTTCTACGGCTCGATGATCGCGCTCGCCATCGCCGACCATGACGGCGGCGGCGTGGCGCTTAATGTCGTTGGCGGCCTGATCGGCGCGATCTTCCTCGCACGCGGCGTCATCGGCTACACGCCGCAATGGCAGGCGATGACCGCCGAACCGATTTTCCGCCTCAACGACCGCCGGGTCTATTCGCCGATCTGCCTCTTCATCGGCCTCGGCTTTTTCACCCTTATCGTCCTTCGCCTCCTCTAA
- a CDS encoding HupE/UreJ family protein, giving the protein MLKRALVALSILLAATLPAFAHLDPAEHGSFAAGFSHPLFGLDHILAMVAVGLWAAQQGGRAVWLVPSAFVGTMAIGFAVAIGGVPLPLVEPVILASVVFIGVAIALALPIPTLAIAGLVGFFAFFHGHAHGGELGAAGAWEFAIGFILATAALHAAGIAAGLGLARLSGKLVTRAAGAATAMGGLWLAFGA; this is encoded by the coding sequence ATGCTCAAGCGTGCCCTCGTCGCCCTTTCCATCCTTCTTGCTGCGACCTTGCCGGCTTTCGCGCATCTGGACCCGGCCGAACATGGCTCCTTCGCTGCCGGTTTCAGCCATCCGCTTTTCGGCCTCGATCATATCCTCGCCATGGTGGCCGTTGGCCTCTGGGCCGCCCAGCAGGGCGGACGCGCCGTGTGGCTTGTGCCTTCGGCCTTCGTTGGCACCATGGCAATCGGCTTCGCCGTTGCCATCGGCGGCGTGCCCCTGCCCCTCGTCGAGCCGGTCATCCTCGCCTCGGTGGTCTTCATCGGCGTCGCCATCGCCCTCGCCCTTCCCATTCCGACGCTGGCTATTGCCGGGCTCGTCGGCTTTTTCGCCTTCTTCCACGGCCACGCCCATGGCGGCGAACTTGGCGCGGCGGGCGCATGGGAATTCGCCATCGGCTTTATCCTGGCCACCGCCGCGCTCCACGCCGCCGGCATTGCGGCGGGCCTAGGCCTCGCTCGCCTCAGCGGCAAGCTCGTCACCCGCGCTGCCGGGGCCGCCACCGCGATGGGCGGCCTGTGGCTGGCCTTCGGCGCCTGA
- a CDS encoding GNAT family N-acetyltransferase yields the protein MSHLRLRKCLSGPIEAPTWPAGIRPVELAATEPRQAHAVLDEAFPGLVAPFADWHGNLTADSEYDPSLCVAAMADGGEIAGFIQCWTSDFIKDLAVAPGFRGRGIGAALLAHAFGLFAGRGAGHVDLKVEPDNAPARRLYARLGMVEITD from the coding sequence GTGAGCCATCTGCGGCTGCGCAAGTGCCTTTCCGGTCCGATCGAGGCGCCGACTTGGCCCGCAGGCATACGCCCCGTCGAACTCGCAGCGACCGAGCCGCGCCAGGCTCATGCTGTGCTGGACGAGGCCTTCCCTGGCCTCGTTGCCCCCTTTGCCGACTGGCACGGCAATCTTACCGCCGACAGCGAATATGACCCGAGCCTCTGCGTTGCCGCAATGGCCGATGGTGGCGAGATCGCCGGCTTCATCCAGTGCTGGACCAGCGATTTCATCAAGGATCTCGCCGTCGCGCCGGGCTTCCGGGGCCGGGGCATCGGTGCCGCCCTGCTGGCGCACGCCTTCGGCCTTTTCGCCGGACGCGGCGCCGGCCATGTCGACCTCAAGGTTGAACCCGACAACGCCCCCGCCCGCCGCCTCTATGCGCGGCTCGGCATGGTGGAAATCACCGACTAG
- a CDS encoding urease accessory protein UreD encodes MKTAAFEHVFDQQKMQRARGTGRVVTYLRDGKTCLDQLYQDGCAKIRLPRTHSNALEAVLINTAGGLTGGDVIEWGAEVAAGGQMILTTQACERSYRSTGAMAEVTTSLKIGRDAHLDWLPQETILFAGSRLARTLQIDLDEGATLTAIEAVLLGRDAMGEEARDAVFTDNWRIRRCGRLVHAEATRLDGTDRERDALSLLDGDRAIATIVHLAADADRAAQRLAHIRTALPPDANIAASQIGERLVVRASAPTGLALRRLIIPLLIELTGAGNLPRLWHL; translated from the coding sequence ATGAAGACTGCAGCTTTCGAACATGTTTTCGATCAACAAAAAATGCAACGAGCGCGTGGAACCGGACGCGTCGTTACATATCTTCGCGACGGCAAGACATGTCTTGATCAACTCTATCAGGACGGTTGCGCGAAGATCCGCCTGCCGCGGACACATTCAAACGCACTCGAAGCCGTCCTCATCAATACTGCCGGTGGACTAACCGGCGGTGACGTTATCGAATGGGGTGCAGAAGTGGCTGCCGGCGGCCAGATGATCCTCACCACCCAGGCCTGCGAACGCAGCTACCGCTCCACAGGCGCAATGGCCGAGGTCACCACGAGCCTCAAGATCGGCCGCGACGCCCATCTCGACTGGCTCCCGCAGGAAACCATCCTTTTTGCCGGCAGCCGCCTCGCCCGCACGCTCCAAATCGATCTCGACGAAGGCGCAACACTAACCGCCATCGAAGCGGTACTGCTGGGGCGCGATGCCATGGGGGAAGAAGCGCGTGACGCCGTCTTTACCGACAATTGGCGCATCCGCCGCTGCGGCCGACTGGTCCATGCCGAAGCCACCCGTCTCGATGGCACCGACAGGGAACGCGACGCACTCTCCCTCCTGGACGGCGACCGCGCCATCGCGACCATTGTACACCTTGCTGCAGACGCCGACCGCGCAGCGCAGCGCCTGGCGCACATCCGCACCGCCTTGCCGCCGGACGCGAACATCGCCGCCAGCCAGATCGGCGAGCGTCTCGTGGTGCGCGCCAGCGCCCCGACCGGGCTTGCGCTTCGCCGTCTCATCATCCCCCTGCTGATCGAACTCACCGGCGCCGGCAATCTGCCGCGCCTCTGGCACCTCTAG
- the urtE gene encoding urea ABC transporter ATP-binding subunit UrtE gives MNAALSLDAIDLHYGAAQALKGVSIECRPGRITAILGRNGVGKSSTIRAIAGINHISSGAVIFGSELLKKAPPYKRARMGLGYVPQGREIFPLLTVRENLETGFAGLARADRNIPDYIFELFPVLKAMLNRRGGDLSGGQQQQLAIARALVTRPTLLVLDEPTEGIQPSIIKDIGRALQFLRDEKGMTILLVEQFLDFCREIADDIYVMDRGEIMHSGPAQDLDRPEIRQHLMV, from the coding sequence ATGAACGCTGCGCTCTCTCTCGACGCCATCGACCTCCACTATGGCGCGGCTCAGGCGCTCAAGGGCGTTTCCATCGAGTGCCGTCCCGGCCGGATCACCGCCATTCTCGGCCGCAATGGCGTCGGAAAGTCCTCGACCATCCGCGCCATCGCCGGCATCAACCATATCTCATCCGGTGCCGTTATTTTCGGCAGCGAGCTGCTTAAAAAAGCGCCACCCTACAAACGCGCGCGCATGGGACTGGGTTATGTCCCGCAAGGCCGTGAGATTTTTCCGCTGCTGACGGTTCGCGAAAACCTCGAAACCGGCTTCGCCGGTCTCGCCCGCGCCGACCGAAACATTCCAGACTATATCTTCGAGCTTTTCCCGGTTTTGAAGGCCATGCTCAACCGGCGCGGCGGCGATCTCTCCGGCGGCCAGCAACAGCAATTGGCCATTGCGCGAGCGCTCGTCACCCGTCCCACCCTGCTCGTTCTTGATGAACCCACCGAAGGCATCCAGCCCTCGATCATCAAGGATATCGGGCGGGCGCTGCAGTTCCTGCGCGACGAGAAGGGCATGACCATCCTTCTGGTCGAACAGTTTCTCGATTTCTGCCGCGAGATCGCCGACGATATCTACGTCATGGATCGCGGCGAGATCATGCATAGCGGGCCTGCCCAGGATCTGGACCGGCCCGAAATACGTCAACACCTGATGGTCTAG
- the ureG gene encoding urease accessory protein UreG — protein sequence MSKSLNGPLRIGIGGPVGSGKTTLCEMLLKAMRDRYSMAVVTNDIYTKEDALILSRVQAISEDRIVGVETGGCPHTAIREDASLNLAAIDDLNRKFPDLDIILIESGGDNLAATFSPDLADVTIYVISVAQGEKIPRKGGPAISRSDLLVITHTDLAPYVGASLEVMESDTQKIRDGRPYVFTDLLRRESLDQIIGFIEKHGGFIAEAAE from the coding sequence ATGTCCAAGAGCCTCAACGGTCCCCTGCGTATCGGCATTGGTGGGCCGGTTGGCTCGGGCAAGACCACGCTATGCGAAATGCTGCTCAAGGCCATGCGGGATCGCTATTCCATGGCCGTGGTCACCAACGATATCTACACCAAGGAAGACGCGCTCATCCTCTCTCGGGTGCAGGCGATCTCCGAAGACCGCATTGTCGGCGTTGAGACCGGCGGCTGCCCACACACCGCAATCCGCGAGGACGCGTCGCTGAACCTGGCGGCCATTGACGATCTCAACCGCAAATTCCCCGATCTCGACATCATCCTGATCGAGAGCGGCGGCGACAATCTGGCGGCGACTTTCTCGCCTGACCTCGCTGACGTGACCATCTATGTCATCTCGGTCGCCCAGGGCGAAAAGATCCCGCGCAAGGGCGGACCCGCCATTTCGCGCTCCGACCTCCTCGTCATCACCCATACCGATCTCGCGCCTTATGTCGGCGCCAGCCTCGAAGTCATGGAGAGCGACACGCAAAAAATCCGCGATGGCCGGCCCTATGTCTTTACCGACCTGCTGCGGCGCGAAAGCCTAGACCAGATCATCGGCTTTATCGAAAAGCATGGCGGCTTTATCGCCGAGGCGGCCGAGTAA
- a CDS encoding urease accessory protein UreF, with amino-acid sequence MTWLSPAFPVGAFAWSAGLETAIVDGRVGDRASAENWIAGSLHHGGLRNDAILLAHAHRQAANGPDLAELADLCLALTPSSERHAETLQTGRAFIQASAAWPSSNPPTLPDVCPYPIAIGAISSSHGIDAYSTLLAYLTAGVHGQVSVAVRLVPIGQTDGLSIMAALEPEIAEIAELCLGATLDDIGSVAYGADIAQMKHETLATRIFRS; translated from the coding sequence TTGACCTGGCTCTCCCCGGCCTTTCCGGTTGGCGCCTTCGCCTGGTCTGCCGGGCTCGAAACCGCGATTGTCGATGGTCGCGTGGGGGATCGCGCCAGCGCCGAGAACTGGATTGCCGGCAGCCTCCACCATGGCGGCCTGCGCAATGACGCAATCCTCCTCGCCCATGCGCACCGGCAGGCAGCCAACGGCCCGGACCTGGCCGAATTGGCCGATCTCTGCCTGGCCCTCACCCCATCCAGCGAACGGCATGCCGAAACGCTGCAGACCGGCCGCGCCTTCATCCAGGCGAGTGCCGCCTGGCCCAGCTCCAACCCGCCGACTCTGCCGGACGTCTGCCCCTATCCCATCGCGATCGGGGCCATTTCTTCCAGCCACGGCATCGACGCCTATTCGACGCTGCTCGCCTACCTCACCGCCGGCGTCCACGGGCAGGTTTCCGTTGCCGTCCGTCTCGTGCCGATCGGCCAGACAGACGGCCTCTCCATCATGGCCGCGTTGGAGCCAGAAATCGCTGAGATTGCCGAACTTTGTCTCGGTGCGACACTAGACGACATTGGCAGTGTCGCTTATGGCGCTGATATCGCCCAGATGAAGCACGAAACCCTGGCGACGAGGATTTTCCGATCATGA
- a CDS encoding MliC family protein: MIMTKPLLALVGMVLIAPTMAWAQAEDTGPGPATASRPSVTAALTLTLESAGDIERTIALYQCESGETLAVQYINAAPNFLAIVPVEGENYIFATTISGSGARYVSGPYEWWSHQGEGTLRDMMQDEDAEPLATCTASSNTP; encoded by the coding sequence ATGATCATGACAAAACCCTTGCTTGCTCTCGTGGGCATGGTCCTGATTGCGCCGACCATGGCTTGGGCCCAGGCAGAGGACACTGGCCCCGGGCCTGCGACGGCTTCGCGCCCCTCCGTGACGGCCGCCCTCACGCTCACCCTGGAAAGCGCTGGCGACATCGAGCGCACGATCGCGCTCTATCAGTGCGAAAGCGGGGAAACCCTGGCCGTTCAATATATCAATGCCGCCCCGAACTTCCTCGCCATCGTGCCGGTGGAGGGCGAGAACTACATCTTCGCCACGACGATTTCGGGTTCTGGTGCGCGATATGTCTCCGGCCCCTATGAATGGTGGAGCCACCAGGGCGAAGGCACCCTTCGCGATATGATGCAGGATGAGGACGCAGAGCCGCTGGCCACCTGCACCGCCTCGTCCAACACGCCCTAG
- the urtC gene encoding urea ABC transporter permease subunit UrtC, giving the protein MLTQALFRALDKKAIWVIGIFLAVAILVPMANLLIPPGNFGHVPTYMVSLFGKYLSYAILALALDLVWGYCGILSLGHGAFFALGGYAMGMYLMRQIGSRGVYGNANLPDFMVFLNWKELPWYWQGFDNFWFAMVMVVLVPGLLAFIFGFFAFRSRVTGVYLSIITQAMTFALLLAFFRNDMGFGGNNGLTDFKEILGAPVQAQTTRAALFAATAITLALSVLVCSMIVNSKLGKVMVAVRDAESRTRFLGYRVEYVKLFAFTVSAIMAGIAGALYVPQVGIINPGEFEPGNSIEVVIWAAVGGRGTLIGPIIGAIVVNLGKSWFTSALPEYWLFALGALFIFVTLFLPKGIVGLWKQIMGRRRTIRAETPAAPKPSASADMERGEDPASFGTSPQPRPAE; this is encoded by the coding sequence ATGCTGACCCAAGCCCTGTTCCGCGCCCTCGACAAAAAGGCCATCTGGGTCATCGGCATCTTCCTCGCCGTCGCGATCCTCGTGCCCATGGCCAACCTTCTGATCCCGCCGGGAAATTTCGGCCACGTCCCGACCTATATGGTCTCGCTCTTCGGCAAATATCTCAGCTACGCCATCCTCGCGCTCGCGCTCGATCTGGTGTGGGGCTATTGCGGCATTCTCTCGCTCGGTCACGGCGCCTTCTTCGCGCTCGGCGGCTATGCCATGGGCATGTATCTCATGCGCCAGATCGGCAGCCGCGGCGTCTATGGCAATGCGAACCTGCCGGACTTCATGGTGTTCCTCAACTGGAAAGAGCTGCCATGGTATTGGCAGGGCTTCGATAATTTCTGGTTTGCCATGGTCATGGTGGTCTTGGTCCCCGGCCTCCTCGCCTTTATCTTCGGCTTCTTTGCCTTCCGTAGCCGCGTCACCGGCGTCTATCTCTCGATCATCACCCAGGCGATGACCTTCGCCCTGCTGCTCGCCTTCTTCCGCAACGATATGGGCTTTGGCGGCAATAACGGGCTCACCGACTTCAAGGAAATCCTCGGCGCGCCGGTCCAGGCGCAGACCACCCGCGCCGCCCTCTTCGCCGCCACCGCAATCACCCTCGCGCTCTCGGTGCTGGTCTGCTCGATGATCGTCAATTCCAAGCTCGGCAAGGTCATGGTCGCCGTGCGCGATGCCGAGAGCCGCACCCGCTTCCTTGGCTACCGCGTTGAATACGTAAAACTTTTCGCCTTCACCGTCTCCGCCATCATGGCCGGCATTGCCGGGGCGCTCTATGTGCCGCAGGTGGGCATCATCAATCCCGGCGAGTTTGAACCGGGCAATTCCATCGAGGTTGTGATCTGGGCGGCCGTCGGCGGTCGCGGCACCCTCATCGGCCCGATCATCGGCGCCATCGTGGTCAATCTCGGCAAATCCTGGTTCACATCGGCGCTACCCGAATATTGGCTCTTCGCCCTTGGCGCGCTCTTCATCTTCGTCACCCTCTTCCTACCCAAAGGAATTGTCGGCCTCTGGAAACAGATCATGGGCAGACGCCGTACCATCCGCGCCGAAACACCTGCCGCTCCGAAACCCAGCGCCTCTGCCGACATGGAGCGCGGCGAAGACCCCGCCAGCTTCGGCACTTCCCCTCAACCCCGTCCGGCGGAGTGA
- a CDS encoding urease subunit beta encodes MIPGEIIPKSGSIELNVGAPQIVLEVANTGDRPIQVGSHYHFFETNAGLRFDRDRTRGMRLDIAAGTAVRFEPGQTREVRLIPIGGDRRIYGFRQMVMGPL; translated from the coding sequence ATGATCCCCGGCGAAATCATCCCAAAATCGGGCTCGATCGAACTCAATGTCGGCGCGCCCCAGATCGTTCTGGAAGTGGCCAATACGGGCGACCGACCTATCCAGGTGGGCTCGCATTACCACTTCTTCGAGACCAATGCCGGCCTCCGCTTTGATCGCGACAGGACGCGCGGCATGCGCCTCGATATCGCCGCCGGCACCGCCGTGCGCTTCGAGCCGGGCCAGACCCGCGAAGTCCGCCTCATCCCTATCGGCGGCGACCGGCGGATCTACGGCTTTCGCCAGATGGTCATGGGGCCGCTGTGA
- the urtD gene encoding urea ABC transporter ATP-binding protein UrtD, whose translation MHKAQETMLYLDGVSVAFDGFKAINGLSIIVRPAEMLAIIGPNGAGKTTMMDIITGKTRPDAGEVLFDGRTDLTRLDEAGIANLGIGRKFQKPTVFESHTVWDNLEMALKKPRGIFATLFYTPDAADKARITEILYTVRLAHRQHELAANLSHGQKQWLEIGMLLAQDPKLLLVDEPVAGMTDSETEETAKLLKHIAQTRSVVVVEHDMSFVRALGSRVICLAEGSVLAEGSLDQVSANPVVIERYLGR comes from the coding sequence ATGCACAAGGCCCAGGAAACCATGCTTTACCTCGATGGCGTTTCGGTCGCCTTCGACGGGTTCAAGGCGATCAACGGCCTCTCCATCATCGTCAGACCCGCGGAAATGCTGGCCATTATCGGCCCCAATGGCGCCGGCAAGACCACGATGATGGACATCATCACCGGCAAGACTCGCCCCGATGCCGGCGAGGTGCTGTTCGACGGCCGCACCGACCTCACGCGGCTCGATGAAGCCGGGATCGCCAATCTCGGCATTGGCCGCAAATTCCAGAAACCCACCGTGTTCGAAAGTCATACGGTCTGGGACAATCTCGAAATGGCGCTGAAAAAGCCGCGCGGCATCTTTGCCACGCTCTTCTACACGCCCGACGCCGCCGACAAGGCCCGCATCACCGAGATCCTCTACACAGTGCGCCTCGCTCATCGCCAACACGAGCTCGCCGCCAATCTCAGCCACGGGCAGAAGCAATGGCTCGAGATTGGCATGCTGCTTGCACAGGATCCGAAGCTCCTCCTGGTCGATGAACCAGTGGCGGGCATGACCGACAGCGAAACCGAAGAGACCGCAAAACTGCTCAAGCACATCGCCCAGACCCGCTCTGTCGTCGTCGTCGAGCACGACATGAGCTTCGTGCGCGCGCTGGGCTCGCGAGTGATCTGCCTTGCCGAAGGTTCGGTGCTGGCAGAGGGCTCCCTCGATCAGGTCAGCGCCAATCCCGTTGTTATCGAACGCTATTTGGGGAGATGA